The following are encoded in a window of Ruminiclostridium herbifermentans genomic DNA:
- a CDS encoding VRR-NUC domain-containing protein, whose translation MREKKIEQQLVKEVKDIGGIALKIASPGFDGMPDRLILLPNRKLAFVEVKAPGKTLRPLQEKRKRQLEALGFLVFCLDHIDQIGGILHEIQAS comes from the coding sequence ATGAGAGAAAAAAAGATTGAACAGCAACTGGTAAAAGAAGTGAAAGATATAGGTGGTATTGCACTTAAAATTGCATCACCAGGTTTTGATGGAATGCCAGACAGATTGATTCTTTTACCTAATAGAAAGCTAGCTTTTGTAGAGGTTAAAGCACCTGGTAAAACCTTAAGACCCCTACAAGAAAAGCGAAAAAGACAGTTAGAGGCACTTGGTTTTTTGGTATTCTGCCTGGACCATATAGATCAGATTGGAGGGATACTTCATGAAATACAAGCCTCATGA
- the istB gene encoding IS21-like element helper ATPase IstB — translation MNNSTYNQLCRNMEILGLGQMVIHLDEISNFVTSNNLSFTEGLLRLSNYEVDFKEAKASRSMIKAAAFPFVKELKDYDFNFQPSVNQQEIQELCTLGFLERNENIVFLGPSGVGKTHLATSIGIAAAKKRTSTYFIKCHDLLQQLKKAKLENRLDVRLRHFCHYRLLIIDELGYLPIDKEDSNMFFQLIDMRYERKSTILTTNMNFNEWDGVFYDAVVANAILDRVLHHAHVISISGKSYRLKDHMKQGD, via the coding sequence ATGAATAACAGTACATACAACCAGCTATGCCGGAACATGGAAATTCTTGGTCTTGGGCAAATGGTAATTCATCTTGATGAAATATCTAATTTTGTGACATCCAACAATCTTTCGTTTACAGAAGGACTACTGAGACTTAGTAATTACGAAGTTGATTTTAAGGAGGCCAAAGCATCTAGATCTATGATTAAAGCAGCAGCATTTCCTTTTGTAAAGGAATTGAAAGATTATGATTTCAATTTTCAGCCGTCAGTAAATCAGCAAGAAATACAAGAACTTTGCACGCTTGGTTTTCTTGAAAGAAATGAGAATATAGTATTTCTTGGTCCAAGTGGTGTTGGAAAGACTCATCTGGCAACATCAATAGGAATAGCTGCAGCAAAGAAACGTACTAGCACATATTTTATCAAATGTCATGATTTATTGCAGCAACTAAAGAAAGCAAAACTGGAAAACAGACTTGATGTAAGACTCAGACACTTCTGCCATTACAGACTACTTATCATTGATGAACTTGGCTACTTACCCATTGATAAAGAAGATTCTAATATGTTTTTTCAGCTTATAGATATGAGATATGAGAGAAAAAGTACCATTCTTACAACAAACATGAATTTCAACGAATGGGATGGTGTATTCTATGACGCAGTTGTAGCCAATGCAATACTTGACAGGGTATTGCACCATGCACATGTAATATCTATATCTGGAAAGTCATACAGATTAAAGGATCATATGAAGCAAGGAGACTAG
- the metK gene encoding methionine adenosyltransferase: MSKRYLTAESVCAGHPDKLCDIIADSILDACLRKDKASRVACEVMATKGKIIVAGEISCSEKIDIRYIVRNVLKQVGYNPLKFLIYVYVHNQSPDIAAGVNTALEARNGVNEQYGSVGAGDQGTMYGYATIETREMLPLPLVLSHRIVKRLDEARKGKLIKGILPDGKAQVTIEYDDDTPVRVKTIVVSAQHEKNKTQEELKQDILNNVLWQCFEDFPFDDETEILINPSGQFVLGGPAADTGLTGRKIMVDTYGGLASHGGGALCGKDPTKVDRSGAYMARYIAKHIVWCDFAKKCEVSISYAIGKANPVAFTINTFGTGTVPDEILALAAQEVFNLRPAAIIEKLHLRNILYSDTAVYGHFNSYLFPWEDVNRYSKLREVVEKYANRED; the protein is encoded by the coding sequence ATGAGTAAGAGATATTTAACAGCAGAAAGTGTATGTGCAGGGCATCCTGATAAACTGTGCGATATTATTGCTGACAGTATTTTGGATGCATGTCTTAGAAAAGATAAAGCATCACGCGTAGCTTGTGAGGTTATGGCTACTAAAGGAAAAATTATCGTGGCGGGCGAGATCTCCTGCAGCGAGAAAATTGATATCAGATACATTGTCAGGAATGTATTAAAACAAGTGGGTTATAATCCTTTGAAATTTTTGATTTATGTATATGTACACAATCAAAGTCCTGATATTGCAGCTGGTGTAAATACTGCACTGGAAGCACGAAATGGTGTAAACGAACAATATGGTTCTGTCGGTGCCGGAGATCAAGGGACCATGTATGGGTATGCCACAATAGAAACTAGAGAAATGCTTCCCTTACCTCTTGTACTATCCCATCGAATCGTAAAGAGACTGGATGAGGCTCGAAAAGGTAAGCTCATTAAAGGTATTCTCCCCGACGGAAAAGCTCAGGTGACGATTGAATATGATGATGATACTCCAGTAAGAGTAAAGACCATTGTGGTGTCGGCGCAGCATGAAAAGAATAAGACCCAGGAAGAGCTCAAGCAGGATATTCTAAACAATGTATTGTGGCAGTGTTTTGAGGACTTTCCTTTTGATGATGAAACAGAAATTCTTATCAATCCGTCTGGTCAGTTTGTTTTAGGAGGACCCGCTGCAGATACTGGACTAACCGGTAGAAAAATCATGGTAGATACTTATGGCGGTCTTGCATCCCATGGAGGCGGAGCACTTTGTGGGAAAGATCCCACAAAAGTTGACCGAAGCGGTGCTTATATGGCTCGGTATATTGCTAAACATATTGTATGGTGTGATTTTGCCAAAAAATGTGAAGTGAGTATTTCTTATGCTATCGGTAAAGCGAATCCAGTTGCCTTTACTATAAACACATTTGGAACCGGAACAGTTCCTGATGAGATTTTAGCCCTTGCAGCTCAAGAGGTTTTTAACCTTAGACCAGCAGCAATTATTGAAAAGCTGCATCTAAGAAATATCCTCTACTCGGATACAGCGGTTTACGGGCATTTTAACAGCTACCTGTTTCCTTGGGAGGATGTTAATAGATACAGCAAGTTAAGGGAGGTGGTGGAAAAGTATGCTAATAGAGAAGATTAA
- a CDS encoding P27 family phage terminase small subunit codes for MAKDGTNRGGARIGSGQKKKALIDKIAEGNPGKRKLEVIEFKNTAELQGQEMPQPRAMLSAVQKDGKTLVASEIYELTWKWLEERGCAHLVLPQLLERYAMSAARWIQCEEAISEFGFLAKHPTTGNAIQSPYVSMSHNFMSQTNRLWMEIYQIVRENCATEYSGTNPQDDVMERLLTARRGK; via the coding sequence ATGGCCAAAGATGGTACAAATCGAGGTGGTGCCCGTATTGGATCTGGTCAGAAAAAGAAAGCACTTATAGATAAAATTGCTGAGGGAAATCCCGGAAAAAGAAAACTGGAAGTTATTGAATTTAAAAATACCGCAGAACTTCAAGGGCAGGAGATGCCACAGCCAAGGGCTATGCTTTCAGCAGTACAAAAGGATGGTAAAACCTTAGTAGCTAGCGAAATTTATGAGCTTACGTGGAAATGGCTTGAGGAGCGAGGGTGTGCACATCTAGTTCTACCACAGCTATTAGAAAGATATGCCATGAGTGCTGCTAGGTGGATACAGTGTGAGGAAGCAATAAGTGAGTTTGGTTTTCTTGCTAAGCATCCAACTACTGGCAACGCTATCCAAAGTCCATACGTTTCCATGAGCCATAATTTTATGAGTCAAACCAACAGACTCTGGATGGAAATATATCAGATTGTTCGTGAAAACTGTGCGACAGAGTATTCCGGTACAAATCCACAGGATGATGTGATGGAACGACTGTTGACTGCCCGTAGAGGCAAATAA
- a CDS encoding site-specific DNA-methyltransferase, whose protein sequence is MLIEKIKTKLLIPADYNPRKDLKPGDPEYEKLKRSLEEFGYVEPVIWNKTTGRVIGGHQRLKILLSMGMDEIECVVVEMDEDKEKALNIALNKISGDWDKEKLALLITDLNASDFDVSLTGFDPGELDDLFKDSLKDNIKEDDFDVDSELKKPAVSHLGDIWLLGQHRLVCGDSTKKDTFDVLMDGKTANLVVTDPPYNVNYEGTAGKIKNDNMANEAFYDFLLAAFQNTEAVMAKDASIYVFHADTEGLNFRRAFSDAGFYLSGTCIWKKQSLVLGRSPYQWQHEPILFGWKKKGKHLWYSDRKQTTIWEFEKPKKNGDHPTMKPVALVAYPIMNSSLSNCIVLDPFGGSGSTLIACV, encoded by the coding sequence ATGCTAATAGAGAAGATTAAAACGAAGCTACTAATCCCTGCTGATTATAATCCTAGAAAGGACTTAAAGCCCGGAGATCCAGAATATGAGAAACTTAAACGCTCTCTTGAGGAGTTTGGATATGTCGAACCGGTTATTTGGAATAAGACCACAGGCAGAGTCATCGGAGGTCATCAGCGTTTGAAGATCCTGCTGAGTATGGGCATGGATGAGATAGAATGCGTGGTTGTTGAAATGGATGAGGATAAGGAAAAGGCTCTCAATATCGCATTAAATAAAATAAGTGGCGATTGGGATAAGGAAAAACTGGCACTTCTCATCACAGACTTAAATGCTTCAGACTTTGATGTGTCTTTGACAGGTTTTGACCCAGGAGAGTTGGACGATCTTTTCAAGGATTCCCTTAAGGATAATATAAAAGAAGATGATTTCGATGTAGACAGCGAGCTGAAAAAGCCCGCTGTTTCGCATTTAGGGGATATTTGGCTACTTGGACAGCATCGATTAGTCTGCGGAGACAGTACAAAGAAAGACACCTTTGATGTCTTGATGGATGGGAAAACTGCTAATTTGGTAGTTACGGACCCTCCATATAATGTTAACTATGAAGGCACTGCTGGAAAAATCAAAAATGACAACATGGCTAACGAAGCGTTCTATGATTTTCTGCTTGCGGCATTTCAAAATACCGAAGCGGTAATGGCAAAGGACGCTTCTATTTATGTGTTCCATGCTGATACCGAAGGACTCAATTTTAGAAGAGCATTCTCTGATGCTGGATTTTATCTTTCTGGCACTTGCATTTGGAAAAAGCAGTCCCTTGTTCTCGGTCGCTCCCCTTATCAGTGGCAGCATGAACCTATTCTCTTTGGGTGGAAAAAGAAAGGCAAGCATCTCTGGTATTCAGACCGCAAGCAGACCACCATCTGGGAGTTTGAGAAACCAAAGAAAAATGGCGACCATCCAACCATGAAACCAGTGGCACTTGTGGCATATCCCATTATGAACTCAAGCCTTAGTAACTGTATTGTGCTCGATCCTTTCGGCGGTTCAGGAAGTACACTGATTGCCTGTGTATAA
- a CDS encoding DNA cytosine methyltransferase, translated as MSKLTLGSLFDGSGGFPLGGLLCGIEPLWASEIEPFPIRVTTKRIPQMKHYGDINKLNGAELPPVDIITFGSPCTDMSVAGKRAGLDGEQSVLFYEAIRIIKEMRCKTNGQYPRYAVWENVPGAFSSNKGEDFKAVLETVISVKEPNTSVPLPEKGRWPYADIYMGDGWSVAYRTIDAQYFGVPQRRRRIYLVADFADRCAGEILFESEGMPRDFTPSGSPWQRTAGNAKNCTRKTGTVCLNDQGGQRIDVLDDKTATLRAKANHPPCVLFENHSQDTRYKGPVDVAPTVSATYGKGGNNQPFVTTAGFCTEHSSDSRSIGYEEEISPTLRAGVVPAAVSLNETPKTLKIRSGCEGGGKGALIQDNKSATLGCNNDQTVFVPTAFGICSDKSNSMQSSNPHSGVYKADTSRTIDANGGNPGCNQGGIAVVALQGSMIGRQDKNGPQGAGINDNMSFTLNTVDRHGVVYAIDRETFNCGQNFARNLGITEDSVASTLNAQGPSAVAQPYQNISGTISAGAHPSGFNGQDASNDMLITVKKNDEPNYIVRRLTPTECARLQGFPDDWCDDLGTENPTEDEISFWTEVWETHRKIMGKSSKPKTRKQIIKWLNNPHSDSAEYKMWGNGVALPCVCFVLTGIVLSARNTAD; from the coding sequence ATGAGTAAATTGACACTTGGTTCCCTTTTTGATGGGAGCGGAGGTTTTCCTCTAGGTGGTTTGCTTTGCGGCATCGAACCTTTATGGGCATCTGAAATTGAGCCGTTTCCTATACGGGTTACGACTAAACGTATCCCTCAGATGAAGCATTATGGGGATATAAACAAATTAAATGGCGCGGAGCTTCCGCCTGTAGATATCATAACCTTTGGCTCTCCCTGCACGGATATGAGTGTGGCGGGTAAAAGAGCTGGTCTGGACGGAGAGCAATCCGTCCTTTTTTATGAAGCAATCCGAATTATCAAGGAAATGAGGTGTAAGACCAATGGACAATATCCAAGGTACGCAGTCTGGGAAAATGTCCCCGGTGCATTCTCATCAAATAAAGGGGAAGACTTCAAGGCAGTCCTCGAAACGGTCATCAGCGTCAAAGAGCCGAACACCTCGGTGCCTTTACCTGAAAAAGGTCGATGGCCATACGCTGACATCTATATGGGAGACGGATGGAGTGTGGCTTACCGAACTATCGATGCGCAATATTTCGGAGTACCCCAACGTCGTCGTAGAATCTACCTTGTCGCAGATTTTGCAGACAGATGTGCCGGAGAAATACTATTTGAGTCCGAAGGCATGCCAAGGGATTTTACGCCGAGCGGCAGCCCGTGGCAAAGAACTGCCGGAAATGCTAAAAACTGCACTAGAAAGACAGGCACTGTATGCTTAAACGATCAAGGTGGACAACGCATCGATGTGCTTGATGATAAGACGGCAACACTTAGAGCAAAAGCAAATCATCCGCCTTGTGTACTGTTTGAAAACCACAGTCAAGATACACGATACAAAGGCCCCGTTGATGTAGCACCAACTGTATCCGCTACATATGGGAAGGGTGGTAATAACCAACCTTTTGTAACAACTGCTGGATTCTGCACAGAACATTCATCTGATAGTCGTAGTATTGGATATGAGGAGGAAATTTCACCAACGTTAAGGGCAGGAGTCGTACCAGCGGCTGTATCATTAAATGAGACTCCAAAGACCCTAAAAATTCGTTCCGGGTGTGAAGGTGGCGGAAAAGGTGCGTTAATTCAAGATAATAAATCTGCGACCCTTGGATGCAACAATGACCAGACCGTTTTTGTGCCTACTGCATTTGGCATCTGTTCTGATAAGAGCAACTCTATGCAGTCAAGCAATCCTCACAGCGGTGTATATAAAGCGGATACTTCTCGAACCATCGATGCTAATGGTGGAAATCCGGGATGTAATCAAGGTGGTATTGCTGTAGTTGCTCTTCAAGGCTCTATGATTGGAAGACAGGATAAAAACGGTCCTCAAGGAGCTGGCATAAATGATAATATGAGTTTTACTCTTAATACAGTGGATCGACATGGTGTTGTGTATGCAATTGATCGTGAAACCTTTAACTGCGGACAGAATTTTGCTAGAAATTTAGGGATAACAGAAGACAGTGTTGCTTCAACATTAAATGCTCAAGGCCCATCGGCTGTGGCACAACCTTATCAAAATATCAGCGGTACGATTTCTGCAGGTGCACATCCAAGTGGTTTTAACGGTCAGGATGCATCAAACGATATGCTTATTACAGTCAAGAAAAACGATGAGCCAAATTATATCGTCCGAAGGCTTACACCAACAGAATGTGCAAGATTGCAAGGCTTCCCGGATGATTGGTGTGATGACCTTGGTACGGAAAATCCTACAGAAGATGAAATTTCATTCTGGACGGAGGTTTGGGAAACCCATCGCAAAATCATGGGTAAGAGTAGCAAGCCGAAAACAAGAAAGCAAATTATTAAATGGCTTAACAACCCCCATTCCGATTCAGCTGAGTACAAAATGTGGGGTAATGGTGTAGCACTTCCATGCGTCTGTTTTGTGCTGACTGGCATTGTGTTATCTGCACGGAATACCGCCGATTAA
- the istA gene encoding IS21 family transposase gives MIIKSSIITDLNIQTVKDLYKLKPFMEDTTLKVNKSQIARELDVDRRTVDKYINGFHKAKSRECVNCITAYYDIIAELLSDNSQQIFYYRRVLWQYLVDNHSYEGSYVNFCYYLRKYPELDSYFKKSRPSNANNVTIRYETGMGQQAQLDWKESIRFTLSTGEIIEVNIFVLLLSYSRFKVYRVSLSKTQDILFSFLDDAFNTFGGVPSEIVTDNMKTVMDEPRTKYTEGKINIKFKQFADDYGFKVHPCIAGRPRTKAKVEAPMKLLDEIRAYNGKLDYKELNELVTRINNRVNMQVNQGTGRIPLMYFNKEKAFLGSLPADTIRKPYQITPHKVKVNSSSMFNHNECQYSVPPEYIGKTLTLQVYDGYIHVYYNMELITIHTLSKKKLNYFTEHYTAIARKSHAFKEENINERAKENLQVIGEVYSYE, from the coding sequence ATGATTATCAAAAGTAGTATCATAACAGATTTAAATATTCAAACTGTCAAGGATCTTTATAAGTTAAAACCATTTATGGAGGACACAACATTGAAGGTTAATAAAAGCCAGATCGCAAGGGAACTTGATGTCGATAGGCGTACAGTTGATAAATACATTAATGGCTTTCATAAGGCCAAATCCAGAGAATGCGTGAATTGTATCACTGCTTACTATGACATTATCGCAGAGCTTCTATCTGATAACAGCCAGCAGATATTTTATTACAGAAGAGTTTTATGGCAATACCTAGTAGACAATCATTCTTATGAAGGGTCTTATGTGAATTTCTGCTACTATCTAAGAAAATATCCTGAACTAGACTCATATTTCAAAAAAAGCAGACCTTCAAACGCAAATAACGTAACCATACGTTATGAAACAGGAATGGGTCAACAAGCACAACTAGACTGGAAAGAGTCTATACGATTTACTCTTTCAACAGGTGAAATAATAGAAGTAAACATATTTGTATTATTGCTGTCATACTCACGTTTTAAAGTATACAGGGTATCTCTATCAAAAACACAGGACATATTATTTTCATTCCTTGATGATGCGTTTAACACGTTTGGAGGTGTTCCAAGTGAGATTGTCACCGATAATATGAAAACAGTTATGGATGAGCCAAGAACAAAGTATACAGAAGGGAAAATAAATATAAAATTTAAGCAGTTTGCGGATGATTATGGTTTTAAGGTGCACCCTTGTATTGCAGGAAGACCAAGAACAAAAGCCAAAGTAGAAGCACCAATGAAACTACTTGATGAGATAAGAGCCTACAATGGAAAACTTGATTACAAGGAACTTAATGAGTTGGTCACACGAATAAATAACAGAGTAAACATGCAGGTAAATCAAGGTACAGGTCGTATTCCATTAATGTATTTCAACAAGGAAAAAGCTTTCTTAGGAAGCTTACCAGCCGATACCATAAGAAAGCCTTATCAAATAACTCCACATAAAGTAAAAGTAAATTCATCCAGCATGTTCAACCATAATGAATGCCAGTATTCTGTACCACCAGAATACATTGGAAAAACTCTTACTTTACAAGTGTATGATGGTTACATACATGTTTATTATAACATGGAATTAATAACTATCCATACCCTTAGTAAAAAGAAACTAAATTATTTTACAGAACACTATACTGCTATAGCAAGAAAATCGCATGCATTTAAGGAAGAAAATATAAATGAGCGGGCAAAAGAAAACTTACAGGTTATAGGAGAAGTATATAGTTATGAATAA
- a CDS encoding DEAD/DEAH box helicase: protein MKYKPHEYQVYATEYILNHPIAAVLLDMGLGKSVITLTAIFDLTLDSFLVRKVLVIAPLRVARDTWPAEIEKWDHLKGLKYTLAVGSEVKRKTAFMERAQVYIINRENVEWLITRSGIPFDFDMVVIDELSSFKSHQAKRFKSLMRVRPKVKRIVGLTGTPSSNGLMDLWAQYRLLDMGQRLGRFIGRYREDYFVPDKRNQQVIFSYKPKPGAEEEIYKLISDITISMKGTDYLKLPDLVINEVPVKLSEKEMKTLDTMKRDLITNVKGEEVTAANAAALSGKLLQMANGAVYDDHGTVLYIHDRKLDALEDLIEAANGKPVLIAYWFKHDLSRIQKRFEVEVLSTSDSIKRWNDGEISIAAIHPASAGHGLNLQAGGSTLVWFGLTWSLELYQQTNARLWRQGQKETVVIHHLISKGTIDERVMKALNDKNNTQSALIDAVKATLKEV from the coding sequence ATGAAATACAAGCCTCATGAGTATCAGGTTTATGCCACTGAGTATATCCTCAATCATCCTATAGCAGCAGTGCTCTTAGATATGGGTTTAGGTAAAAGTGTCATAACTTTAACTGCCATCTTTGATTTAACACTGGACAGTTTTCTTGTTCGTAAGGTTCTGGTTATTGCACCGCTAAGAGTTGCCAGAGATACATGGCCTGCAGAGATTGAAAAGTGGGATCACTTAAAGGGTCTTAAATATACTTTAGCAGTTGGCTCTGAAGTAAAGAGAAAAACTGCCTTTATGGAAAGAGCACAAGTTTACATTATCAATCGAGAAAATGTAGAATGGCTCATTACAAGAAGTGGAATTCCTTTTGACTTTGATATGGTGGTAATTGATGAGTTGTCTTCTTTTAAATCTCATCAAGCTAAGAGATTTAAAAGCTTAATGAGAGTTAGACCCAAGGTAAAAAGGATAGTAGGACTTACTGGAACCCCATCCTCCAACGGATTAATGGATTTGTGGGCACAGTATCGCTTATTAGATATGGGACAACGATTAGGTAGGTTTATTGGTAGGTATCGGGAGGATTACTTTGTACCAGATAAGCGTAATCAGCAAGTGATCTTCTCCTACAAACCAAAACCAGGAGCAGAAGAAGAAATTTATAAGCTTATATCTGATATAACTATTAGCATGAAAGGGACAGATTACCTGAAGTTGCCGGACTTAGTTATAAACGAAGTGCCTGTAAAGCTTTCTGAAAAAGAAATGAAAACCCTCGATACGATGAAGCGGGATTTAATTACAAATGTTAAAGGTGAAGAAGTAACTGCAGCAAATGCAGCAGCTCTTTCAGGAAAGCTCCTGCAGATGGCAAATGGAGCAGTTTATGATGATCATGGCACAGTCCTTTATATACATGACCGTAAGCTGGATGCACTGGAAGACTTAATCGAAGCTGCTAATGGCAAGCCAGTTCTAATTGCTTATTGGTTTAAGCATGATTTGTCACGAATACAAAAGCGTTTTGAGGTTGAGGTGTTATCCACTAGCGATTCTATTAAGAGGTGGAATGATGGAGAAATCTCTATTGCAGCTATCCATCCAGCATCAGCAGGACATGGACTGAACTTGCAAGCTGGAGGTTCAACTCTTGTATGGTTTGGTCTAACTTGGAGCCTAGAGCTTTATCAGCAAACCAACGCCCGTCTTTGGCGGCAAGGACAAAAAGAAACGGTAGTGATTCATCACTTGATTTCCAAAGGCACCATTGATGAACGTGTAATGAAAGCCCTAAATGATAAAAACAATACTCAATCCGCACTGATAGATGCGGTTAAAGCCACACTAAAGGAGGTCTGA
- a CDS encoding HNH endonuclease, producing the protein MPKKPKRPCSSPGCPELTDGRFCPEHAKKEASRYEKYQRDPETRKRYGRAWKRIRDRYITAHPLCEECKRQGKLTPATEVHHILPLARGGTHDESNLMALCTPCHSAITARDGDRWGTR; encoded by the coding sequence ATGCCAAAGAAACCAAAACGACCATGTTCTTCTCCTGGTTGTCCGGAACTGACAGATGGACGTTTTTGTCCGGAGCATGCCAAAAAGGAAGCTTCTCGTTATGAAAAATATCAGAGAGATCCTGAAACGAGGAAGCGTTACGGTCGTGCATGGAAAAGAATACGTGACCGTTACATTACAGCCCATCCACTATGTGAAGAGTGTAAAAGACAAGGAAAGCTGACACCAGCAACTGAAGTGCACCATATCCTTCCCTTGGCACGAGGTGGGACACACGATGAAAGCAACCTAATGGCTCTTTGTACTCCTTGTCACTCAGCTATCACAGCAAGAGATGGAGACCGTTGGGGAACCCGGTAG